Proteins encoded by one window of Panicum virgatum strain AP13 chromosome 7N, P.virgatum_v5, whole genome shotgun sequence:
- the LOC120682191 gene encoding uncharacterized metal-dependent hydrolase YcfH isoform X8, giving the protein MAAQAPARASSAVRLFDAHCHLQDPRVAAVAPALMRAAAASGVARFAVNGTSEEDWHLVKRMAEDHPAVVPCFGLHPWWVPERSPDWMDSLRRFFAETPEAAVGEIGLDKGSHGRTIDFGEQVEVFRRQLELAKELERPVSVHCVRAFGDLLEILKQTGPFPAGVLLHSYLGSAEMVSGLANLGCYFSLSGFLTGMKSTKAKQMLKSIPLDRILLETDAPDALPKLDNISVSLVPVHSSDADTEKHHKDSESQAATASNESLNHPENIHIVLEYVASLLEMPETELAELSFKNATKLFSYPGSKVHPEAGDI; this is encoded by the exons ATGGCCGCCCAGGCTCCGGcgcgcgcctcctccgccgttCGCCTCTTCGACGCGCACTGCCACCTCCAGGACCCCCGCGTCgcggccgtcgcgcccgccctcatgcgcgccgccgccgcatccggcGTCGCCCGCTTCGCTGTCAACGGCACCTCCGAG GAGGACTGGCACCTGGTGAAGCGGATGGCCGAGGACCACCCCGCTGTCGTCCCCTGCTTCGGCCTGCACCCATG GTGGGTCCCCGAGAGGTCGCCGGATTGGATGGATTCGCTCCGGAGGTTCTTCGCTGAAACCCCGGAAGCGGCTGTTGGGGAG ATTGGTCTGGACAAAGGATCCCATGGAAGAACCATCGACTTCGGAGAACAG GTTGAAGTGTTCCGGCGACAACTTGAGCTTGCTAAGGAATTGGAGAGACCTGTTTCTGTTCATTGTGTGCGGGCGTTTGGTGATCTTCTGGAAATCCTGAA GCAAACTGGACCTTTCCCAGCAGGTGTGTTGTTACATTCATATCTGGGATCTGCAGAAATGGTGTCTGGCCTTGCAAATTTAGGCTGTTACTTTTCATTGTCTGGCTTCTTGACAGGCATGAAATCCACTAAAGCAAAGCAAATGCTGAAGTCA aTACCCTTGGATAGAATTCTTTTAGAGACGGATGCACCTGATGCATTGCCAAAATTGGACAATATTTCTGTATCACTGGTCCCTGTGCACAGTTCAGATGCAGATACTGAAAAGCATCACAAAGATTCAGAGTCACAGGCCGCTACCGCATCGAATGAGTCCTTGAACCACCCAGAAAATATCCATATC GTTCTGGAGTATGTGGCATCACTGCTTGAAATGCCTGAGACAGAACTGGCGGAGCTTAGTTTCAAGAATGCTACCAAACTGTTTTCTTATCCTGGCTCCAAAGTTCACCCTGAAGCAGGAGATATCTGA
- the LOC120682191 gene encoding uncharacterized metal-dependent hydrolase YcfH isoform X9, whose protein sequence is MAAQAPARASSAVRLFDAHCHLQDPRVAAVAPALMRAAAASGVARFAVNGTSEEDWHLVKRMAEDHPAVVPCFGLHPWWVPERSPDWMDSLRRFFAETPEAAVGEVEVFRRQLELAKELERPVSVHCVRAFGDLLEILKQTGPFPAGVLLHSYLGSAEMVSGLANLGCYFSLSGFLTGMKSTKAKQMLKSIPLDRILLETDAPDALPKLDNISVSLVPVHSSDADTEKHHKDSESQAATASNESLNHPENIHIVLEYVASLLEMPETELAELSFKNATKLFSYPGSKVHPEAGDI, encoded by the exons ATGGCCGCCCAGGCTCCGGcgcgcgcctcctccgccgttCGCCTCTTCGACGCGCACTGCCACCTCCAGGACCCCCGCGTCgcggccgtcgcgcccgccctcatgcgcgccgccgccgcatccggcGTCGCCCGCTTCGCTGTCAACGGCACCTCCGAG GAGGACTGGCACCTGGTGAAGCGGATGGCCGAGGACCACCCCGCTGTCGTCCCCTGCTTCGGCCTGCACCCATG GTGGGTCCCCGAGAGGTCGCCGGATTGGATGGATTCGCTCCGGAGGTTCTTCGCTGAAACCCCGGAAGCGGCTGTTGGGGAG GTTGAAGTGTTCCGGCGACAACTTGAGCTTGCTAAGGAATTGGAGAGACCTGTTTCTGTTCATTGTGTGCGGGCGTTTGGTGATCTTCTGGAAATCCTGAA GCAAACTGGACCTTTCCCAGCAGGTGTGTTGTTACATTCATATCTGGGATCTGCAGAAATGGTGTCTGGCCTTGCAAATTTAGGCTGTTACTTTTCATTGTCTGGCTTCTTGACAGGCATGAAATCCACTAAAGCAAAGCAAATGCTGAAGTCA aTACCCTTGGATAGAATTCTTTTAGAGACGGATGCACCTGATGCATTGCCAAAATTGGACAATATTTCTGTATCACTGGTCCCTGTGCACAGTTCAGATGCAGATACTGAAAAGCATCACAAAGATTCAGAGTCACAGGCCGCTACCGCATCGAATGAGTCCTTGAACCACCCAGAAAATATCCATATC GTTCTGGAGTATGTGGCATCACTGCTTGAAATGCCTGAGACAGAACTGGCGGAGCTTAGTTTCAAGAATGCTACCAAACTGTTTTCTTATCCTGGCTCCAAAGTTCACCCTGAAGCAGGAGATATCTGA